In Leishmania donovani BPK282A1 complete genome, chromosome 35, the following are encoded in one genomic region:
- a CDS encoding ubiquitin hydrolase, putative: MTTVAEKKSTESVDSFSDKGLFSSRALRLEPQAPSMQLSGSAEVTKASSSSTPIRSSASTTVKTVSALSIARLHAAPIPLRNFGATCYLNSVVQCLLCTPGLLRTLNIERQRIVREWEGRRRFEEKRKPDDAQRRSCAEHKAPATSSLIDLGTARPAHHIAVQQLLLSLKAACAECNNEFSSNGQKDAHEFLITLLGVIDKEVCRSKPGNQETFKDFEDEKKSDVYARWVSWMQQENDSTVYDFFGGITGCTVKCSSCELTSYRFEVLLHISLPISYRSRSQGGGTDIRLPDGELDGKAKPKGVAAVDELLREMFFSERGESLNGPMQVTCDRCKQLRDKRIWYSMEYWPPILVLHLKRFNNAGVKNETAVVFPYTFHPHRYVKYQLYGVCCHRGTCSSGHYTAYTYVQEDDKKAVVRKKAPTVAAFSDFYNPSLKGTQSDRIFSPQTLPRRGGVGIFGWFDGVSIGNGDNNARASSEALSHKGNGRADGKDRARSAGRTAKAGKWYLCNDKNITEVSAPDVLSMTKEAYILFYRRVDDGDVMVI; encoded by the coding sequence ATGACGACTGTGGCCGAGAAGAAAAGCACGGAAAGCGTCGACTCTTTTTCCGACAAAGGATTGTTTTCCTCTCGCGCACTGCGCCTCGAGCCTCAGGCTCCGTCGATGCAGCTTTCAGGATCTGCAGAGGTGACCAAggcgtcatcgtcgtcgacgccaATCCGTAGCAGTGCATCTACCACTGTGAAGACGGTGTCGGCGCTCTCCATCGCTCGACTGCACGCAGCGCCGATTCCGCTGCGCAATTTCGGTGCGACGTGCTATCTGAACTCGGTAGTGCAGTGCCTGCTATGCACACCTGGCCTGCTCCGCACGTTGAACATTGAACGTCAACGCATCGTGCGCGaatgggaggggaggcgccGCTTCGAGGAGAAGCGAAAGCCGGACGATGCCcaacggcgcagctgcgctgagCACAAGGCCCCGGCGACGTCTTCGCTGATTGATTTGGGCACCGCGCGCCCCGCGCACCACATCGCGGTTCAGCAGCTTCTTCTCAGTCTCAAGGCGGCTTGTGCGGAGTGTAACAATGAGTTTTCGTCTAATGGACAGAAAGACGCGCATGAGTTTCTCATCACGCTGCTGGGGGTGATCGACAAGGAGGTTTGCCGCAGCAAGCCAGGCAACCAGGAAACCTTCAAAGACTTTGAAGATGAGAAAAAGAGTGATGTGTACGCGCGATGGGTGAGCTGGATGCAGCAGGAGAACGACTCGACCGTGTACGACTTTTTCGGCGGAATCACCGGCTGCACCGTCAAGTGTTCTAGCTGCGAACTGACTTCCTACCGCTTTgaagtgctgctgcacatctCCTTGCCCATATCTTACCGTTCCCGCTCACAGGGCGGTGGAACCGACATCCGGTTGCCCGATGGGGAGCTCGACGGCAAGGCGAAGCCTAAAGGGgtcgctgccgttgacgAGTTGTTGCGCGAGATGTTCTTTAGCGAGCGTGGGGAGTCCTTGAATGGTCCGATGCAGGTGACGTGCGACCGCTGCAAGCAGCTGCGAGACAAACGCATATGGTATTCAATGGAGTATTGGCCGCCGATTCTGGTGCTTCATCTGAAGCGCTTCAACAATGCTGGAGTCAAGAAtgagacggcggtggtgtttCCGTACACGTTTCACCCGCACCGGTACGTCAAGTATCAGCTGTACGGTGtctgctgccaccgcggcactTGCTCCTCCGGGCACTACACGGCGTACACGTACGTGCAGGAGGATGACAAGAAAGCAGTAGTGCGGAAAAAAGCCCCCACTGTTGCGGCGTTCTCCGATTTCTACAACCCCTCACTGAAAGGCACGCAAAGCGATCGCATCTTCAGCCCCCAGACGCTCCCGCGCAGGGGTGGCGTCGGTATCTTCGGCTGGTTTGACGGCGTCAGCATAGGAAATGGCGACAATAATGCGCGGGCTAGTAGTGAGGCATTGAGCCACAAAGGAAACGGAAGGGCTGATGGAAAAGATCGGGCTCGTTCGGCAGGGAGGACGGCGAAGGCTGGCAAGTGGTATCTCTGCAACGACAAAAATATCACCGAGGTGTCGGCGCCGGACGTGCTGTCGATGACGAAGGAGGCATACATCCTTTTCTACCGGCGCGTTGATGATGGAGATGTGATGGTCATCTGA